The following proteins are co-located in the Paludibaculum fermentans genome:
- a CDS encoding sulfite exporter TauE/SafE family protein: MTLWHGASVFAAAFVAGMINSVAGGGTLLTFPTLVWLGLSPVTANATSTVAIWPGALGSMWGYRENIRHSERRLLLLVIPSLTGGMLGAWLLRFTPPAIFAALVPYLILFATILFMVQEPIQRWLGLHQSGETHKTARWLTGAMFFQFFVALYGGYFGAGIGILMLAALSIIGLHDIHQMNGLKNFFGMCINGVAALYFVFMRMVYWPDVAVMAVAAIIGGYGGAGLARRLGRTFVRRAVVAIGFGMAISLLVKH, translated from the coding sequence ATGACTCTCTGGCATGGCGCCTCTGTGTTCGCCGCCGCGTTTGTCGCCGGCATGATCAACTCCGTCGCGGGCGGCGGGACACTGCTCACGTTCCCCACCCTCGTCTGGCTCGGACTCTCTCCTGTCACCGCCAATGCCACCAGCACCGTCGCCATCTGGCCCGGAGCCCTCGGCAGCATGTGGGGCTACCGCGAAAACATCCGTCATAGCGAACGCCGCCTGCTGCTGCTCGTGATCCCCAGTCTCACGGGAGGCATGCTCGGCGCCTGGCTACTGCGCTTCACTCCGCCCGCCATCTTCGCCGCCCTCGTGCCTTACCTGATCCTCTTCGCCACCATCCTGTTCATGGTGCAGGAGCCCATCCAGCGCTGGCTCGGCCTCCACCAGTCCGGTGAGACCCACAAGACCGCCCGCTGGCTCACCGGAGCCATGTTCTTCCAGTTCTTCGTCGCCCTCTACGGCGGCTACTTCGGCGCCGGCATCGGCATCCTCATGCTCGCCGCGCTCAGCATCATCGGCCTCCACGACATCCACCAGATGAACGGCCTGAAGAACTTCTTCGGCATGTGCATCAACGGGGTCGCCGCCCTCTACTTCGTCTTCATGCGCATGGTCTACTGGCCCGACGTCGCCGTCATGGCCGTCGCCGCTATCATCGGCGGCTATGGCGGAGCCGGACTCGCCCGCCGCCTCGGTCGCACTTTCGTCCGCCGGGCCGTTGTGGCCATCGGCTTCGGCATGGCCATCTCGCTCCTCGTCAAACACTAG
- a CDS encoding Gfo/Idh/MocA family protein: protein MTIDRRTFLSSAAMTAASYQRVMGANDKIRVGLIGSGGQGRSDWKLFLKNPEVVPVAVCDVYEPNLKLGLALAEQAGTASGPVASYKDFRQVIERKDIDAVIVGTPDHWHAIPTIAACQAGKDVYCEKPLSLTVREGRAMVDAARKYNRVVQTGSQQRSGPHYAQAVEMIRGGKLGKIAQVQASLIRNAMPGWGTAVDEKPPSDLDWEMWLGPAPARAYNKMRCLYHFRWWWDYSGGQMTNFGAHDIDIVRWAMNADAPQAVAAFGGRYCLTGAGETPDVQEVLYQFPDWVLTWTTCEMNSARKSGITVHGTNATMRLTRGGIEINGEKWSGLDAKQPGVEQQKYPGTEQHSAHVRNFLDCVKSRKKPNADVEEGYKTAVMCHLGNISMRLGRSLKWDAAQEQIVGDADANRWLTKEYRKPWKLG from the coding sequence ATGACAATTGACCGACGAACCTTCCTTTCTTCCGCCGCGATGACGGCGGCGAGCTACCAGCGGGTGATGGGCGCGAATGACAAGATCCGGGTGGGGCTGATCGGATCGGGCGGCCAGGGCCGGTCGGACTGGAAGCTGTTCCTGAAGAATCCCGAGGTTGTGCCCGTTGCGGTTTGCGACGTTTACGAACCGAACCTGAAACTGGGATTGGCGCTGGCGGAGCAGGCGGGTACGGCCAGCGGTCCGGTGGCATCGTATAAGGATTTCCGGCAGGTGATCGAGCGGAAAGACATCGATGCCGTGATCGTGGGAACGCCGGATCACTGGCATGCCATTCCGACAATTGCCGCTTGCCAGGCGGGTAAGGACGTCTACTGCGAGAAGCCGTTGTCGCTGACGGTGCGGGAAGGCCGGGCGATGGTGGACGCGGCGCGGAAGTACAACCGGGTGGTTCAGACGGGCAGCCAGCAGAGGTCGGGGCCGCACTATGCGCAGGCGGTGGAGATGATCCGCGGCGGAAAGTTGGGGAAGATCGCGCAGGTGCAGGCGAGCCTGATCCGGAATGCGATGCCGGGCTGGGGTACGGCCGTGGACGAGAAGCCGCCGAGCGACTTGGACTGGGAGATGTGGCTGGGGCCGGCTCCGGCGCGGGCGTACAACAAGATGCGCTGCCTTTACCACTTCCGCTGGTGGTGGGATTACTCGGGCGGGCAGATGACGAACTTCGGCGCGCACGACATCGACATTGTGCGGTGGGCCATGAATGCGGACGCACCGCAGGCGGTGGCCGCGTTTGGAGGGCGGTATTGCCTGACGGGCGCGGGCGAGACTCCGGATGTGCAGGAAGTGTTGTACCAGTTTCCGGACTGGGTGCTGACCTGGACCACCTGCGAGATGAACAGCGCCCGGAAGTCTGGAATCACGGTGCATGGCACGAATGCGACGATGCGGCTGACGCGCGGCGGCATCGAGATCAACGGCGAGAAGTGGAGCGGGTTGGACGCCAAGCAACCGGGCGTCGAGCAGCAGAAGTATCCGGGCACGGAGCAGCATTCGGCGCACGTACGGAACTTCCTGGATTGCGTGAAGAGCCGGAAGAAGCCGAACGCGGATGTCGAAGAAGGCTACAAGACGGCGGTGATGTGCCACCTGGGGAACATCTCGATGCGGCTGGGGCGGTCACTGAAGTGGGATGCGGCTCAGGAGCAGATCGTGGGTGATGCCGACGCCAACCGCTGGCTGACGAAGGAGTACAGGAAGCCCTGGAAGCTGGGGTAG